One window from the genome of Candidatus Zixiibacteriota bacterium encodes:
- the folP gene encoding dihydropteroate synthase, whose protein sequence is MGVVNVTPDSFFDGGRFADPVAAVAQARRLIDEGADILDIGGESTRPGSEPVFADEQIRRVVPVIEQIRALWPGPISVDTTRAAVAAAALAAGANWVNDISALRDDPEMLPLVARLDCAVVLMHMQGTPRTMQVDPTYHDVVAEVSGFLSDRARMAESSGIPRDRIIIDPGIGFGKTLEHNLQLLRAIPRLVALGYPVLVGASRKSFIGRITGAPPEERLEGSLVAAIRAVEAGAKIIRVHDVASTRRALSVAAALTPKIPA, encoded by the coding sequence ATGGGGGTTGTCAATGTCACCCCCGACTCATTCTTCGACGGCGGGCGGTTTGCCGATCCGGTGGCCGCCGTCGCGCAGGCGCGCCGGCTCATCGATGAAGGGGCCGATATCCTTGACATCGGGGGCGAGTCCACACGCCCCGGCTCGGAACCTGTCTTCGCAGATGAACAAATCCGTCGCGTCGTCCCCGTGATCGAGCAGATCCGCGCCCTCTGGCCCGGTCCGATATCGGTCGACACGACCCGCGCCGCCGTCGCCGCCGCGGCATTGGCCGCGGGCGCCAATTGGGTCAATGACATCTCGGCGCTGCGTGATGACCCGGAGATGCTGCCGTTGGTTGCCCGATTGGACTGTGCCGTGGTCCTGATGCACATGCAAGGCACCCCGCGCACCATGCAAGTCGATCCGACCTATCACGATGTCGTTGCCGAGGTGTCCGGATTCCTCTCCGATCGTGCCCGCATGGCGGAATCAAGCGGGATTCCACGCGACAGAATCATCATCGATCCCGGCATCGGCTTCGGTAAGACGCTTGAGCACAATCTCCAATTGCTGCGCGCAATCCCACGGCTTGTCGCCCTCGGGTATCCCGTTCTGGTCGGCGCCTCACGCAAGTCGTTCATCGGTCGGATTACCGGCGCCCCCCCGGAGGAACGCCTCGAAGGGTCACTGGTGGCAGCCATCCGCGCGGTCGAAGCCGGCGCCAAGATCATCCGCGTCCACGATGTCGCATCGACCCGACGGGCCCTGTCGGTGGCCGCCGCCCTGACGCCCAAGATCCCCGCTTAG